A window of Sebastes umbrosus isolate fSebUmb1 chromosome 3, fSebUmb1.pri, whole genome shotgun sequence contains these coding sequences:
- the LOC119484580 gene encoding uncharacterized protein LOC119484580 isoform X2 → MDLRTVVTILTLLLIIIAESRSVQTSSGPDITETTFTNQTTPTTPATTACSTSSPSISAPDLGLLIIKWSKCVGDVNLILNHPYNSSSPVCYGSETNIQSVLRNVCENKKGCKDAPRWVESKNKLNGYDITETGAKERNGCKTLRILCTVEVVPDDGLQGQLQGYKVVTALLCCVLLFLLLFRFTKPTVKALQKRFSDRRQNRWVGPTQSHSVSYHRGKTTTVKNNDGEKRLSYPALERLAVSDSREPSSNRNSDYNF, encoded by the exons AATCAAGATCAGTCCAAACAAGTTCTGGGCCAGACATCACAGAGACTACCTTCACCAATCAGACCACTCCAACTACTCCAGCAACCACTGCCTGCTCCACCTCCAGCCCCAGCATCTCTGCACCTGACCTGGGCCTCCTCATAATCAAATGGAGTAAATGTGTGGGGGACGTTAACCTGATCCTCAATCATCCCTACAACTCCTCCTCGCCTGTCTGTTACGGCAGTGAAACAAACATCCAGAGTGTTttaagaaatgtgtgtgaaaacaAGAAAGGTTGTAAAGACGCACCGCGTTGGGTCGAAAGCAAAAACAAGCTGAATGGTTATGACATCACAGAGACAGGAGCAAAGGAGAGGAATGGGTGTAAGACACTGAGGATCCTCTGCACAG TTGAGGTCGTCCCAGATGATGGCCTACAGGGGCAGCTGCAGGGCTACAAAGTGGTGACAGCTTTGCTGTGCTGTGTGTTGCTGTTCCTGTTACTGTTCCGCTTCACCAAACCCACCGTCAAAGCCCTACAGAAGAGat TCTCAGACAGGAGGCAGAATCGCTGGGTCGGACCTACACAGAGTCACAGTg TGTCTTACCATCGAGGAAAAACTACTACAGTTAAAAACAATGATGGAGAGAAGAGACTGTCCTACCCTg CTCTGGAGCGACTGGCAGTCAGTGACAGCAGAGAGCCTTCATCCAACAGGAACAGTGATTACAACTTCTGA
- the LOC119484580 gene encoding uncharacterized protein LOC119484580 isoform X1: MDLRTVVTILTLLLIIIAESRSVQTSSGPDITETTFTNQTTPTTPATTACSTSSPSISAPDLGLLIIKWSKCVGDVNLILNHPYNSSSPVCYGSETNIQSVLRNVCENKKGCKDAPRWVESKNKLNGYDITETGAKERNGCKTLRILCTVEVVPDDGLQGQLQGYKVVTALLCCVLLFLLLFRFTKPTVKALQKRFSDRRQNRWVGPTQSHSVSYHRGKTTTVKNNDGEKRLSYPAALERLAVSDSREPSSNRNSDYNF, encoded by the exons AATCAAGATCAGTCCAAACAAGTTCTGGGCCAGACATCACAGAGACTACCTTCACCAATCAGACCACTCCAACTACTCCAGCAACCACTGCCTGCTCCACCTCCAGCCCCAGCATCTCTGCACCTGACCTGGGCCTCCTCATAATCAAATGGAGTAAATGTGTGGGGGACGTTAACCTGATCCTCAATCATCCCTACAACTCCTCCTCGCCTGTCTGTTACGGCAGTGAAACAAACATCCAGAGTGTTttaagaaatgtgtgtgaaaacaAGAAAGGTTGTAAAGACGCACCGCGTTGGGTCGAAAGCAAAAACAAGCTGAATGGTTATGACATCACAGAGACAGGAGCAAAGGAGAGGAATGGGTGTAAGACACTGAGGATCCTCTGCACAG TTGAGGTCGTCCCAGATGATGGCCTACAGGGGCAGCTGCAGGGCTACAAAGTGGTGACAGCTTTGCTGTGCTGTGTGTTGCTGTTCCTGTTACTGTTCCGCTTCACCAAACCCACCGTCAAAGCCCTACAGAAGAGat TCTCAGACAGGAGGCAGAATCGCTGGGTCGGACCTACACAGAGTCACAGTg TGTCTTACCATCGAGGAAAAACTACTACAGTTAAAAACAATGATGGAGAGAAGAGACTGTCCTACCCTg CAGCTCTGGAGCGACTGGCAGTCAGTGACAGCAGAGAGCCTTCATCCAACAGGAACAGTGATTACAACTTCTGA
- the LOC119484580 gene encoding uncharacterized protein LOC119484580 isoform X3 — MDLRTVVTILTLLLIIIAESRSVQTSSGPDITETTFTNQTTPTTPATTACSTSSPSISAPDLGLLIIKWSKCVGDVNLILNHPYNSSSPVCYGSETNIQSVLRNVCENKKGCKDAPRWVESKNKLNGYDITETGAKERNGCKTLRILCTVVPDDGLQGQLQGYKVVTALLCCVLLFLLLFRFTKPTVKALQKRFSDRRQNRWVGPTQSHSVSYHRGKTTTVKNNDGEKRLSYPAALERLAVSDSREPSSNRNSDYNF; from the exons AATCAAGATCAGTCCAAACAAGTTCTGGGCCAGACATCACAGAGACTACCTTCACCAATCAGACCACTCCAACTACTCCAGCAACCACTGCCTGCTCCACCTCCAGCCCCAGCATCTCTGCACCTGACCTGGGCCTCCTCATAATCAAATGGAGTAAATGTGTGGGGGACGTTAACCTGATCCTCAATCATCCCTACAACTCCTCCTCGCCTGTCTGTTACGGCAGTGAAACAAACATCCAGAGTGTTttaagaaatgtgtgtgaaaacaAGAAAGGTTGTAAAGACGCACCGCGTTGGGTCGAAAGCAAAAACAAGCTGAATGGTTATGACATCACAGAGACAGGAGCAAAGGAGAGGAATGGGTGTAAGACACTGAGGATCCTCTGCACAG TCGTCCCAGATGATGGCCTACAGGGGCAGCTGCAGGGCTACAAAGTGGTGACAGCTTTGCTGTGCTGTGTGTTGCTGTTCCTGTTACTGTTCCGCTTCACCAAACCCACCGTCAAAGCCCTACAGAAGAGat TCTCAGACAGGAGGCAGAATCGCTGGGTCGGACCTACACAGAGTCACAGTg TGTCTTACCATCGAGGAAAAACTACTACAGTTAAAAACAATGATGGAGAGAAGAGACTGTCCTACCCTg CAGCTCTGGAGCGACTGGCAGTCAGTGACAGCAGAGAGCCTTCATCCAACAGGAACAGTGATTACAACTTCTGA